The Pseudomonas extremaustralis genome contains a region encoding:
- the mgrA gene encoding L-glyceraldehyde 3-phosphate reductase, which produces MTYIAAENRYESIPYRRVGRSGLVLPALSLGLWHNFGDSTPIDTQRALLRTAFDLGINHFDLANNYGPPYGSAEINFGRLLREDFKSYRDELIISSKAGWDMWPGPYGQGGGSRKYVLASLDQSLQRLGVDYVDIFYSHRFDADTPLEETASALATAVQQGKALYIGISSYSGVKTREIAALLNEWKVPLLIHQPAYNLLNRWVEKDLLDTTEALGAGVIAFTPLAQGLLTDKYLNGVPADARVNRPGGGSLQAKHLSETNIAHVRALNEIAKRRGQSLAQLALAWTLRDPRVTSALIGASRPEQIIENVGALQNLSFTAEELAEIDRFALEGGINLWEKPSTAE; this is translated from the coding sequence ATGACTTACATTGCTGCCGAAAACCGCTATGAATCTATTCCCTATCGCCGCGTAGGCCGCAGTGGACTGGTGCTACCGGCACTGTCCCTGGGGCTGTGGCACAACTTTGGCGACAGCACCCCGATCGACACCCAGCGCGCCCTGCTGCGCACGGCGTTCGACCTGGGAATCAACCACTTCGACCTGGCCAACAACTACGGCCCGCCCTACGGCAGCGCCGAGATCAACTTCGGCCGGTTGCTGCGCGAAGACTTCAAGAGCTACCGCGACGAACTGATCATCTCCAGCAAGGCCGGCTGGGACATGTGGCCGGGCCCTTACGGCCAGGGCGGCGGCTCGCGCAAATATGTGCTGGCAAGCCTGGACCAGAGCCTGCAACGCCTGGGCGTCGACTATGTGGATATTTTCTACTCGCACCGCTTCGACGCCGACACGCCCCTGGAAGAAACCGCCAGCGCCCTCGCCACCGCCGTGCAACAGGGCAAGGCGTTGTACATCGGCATCTCGTCTTACTCCGGGGTGAAAACCCGCGAAATCGCGGCCCTGCTCAACGAGTGGAAAGTGCCGCTGCTGATCCACCAACCGGCCTACAACCTGCTCAACCGCTGGGTGGAAAAAGACCTGCTGGACACCACCGAAGCACTTGGCGCCGGGGTGATCGCATTTACACCGCTGGCCCAGGGATTGCTCACCGACAAGTACCTCAATGGCGTACCGGCCGATGCACGGGTCAACCGTCCGGGCGGTGGTTCGTTGCAGGCCAAGCACCTGTCCGAAACCAACATCGCCCACGTGCGTGCATTGAACGAAATCGCCAAGCGTCGCGGCCAGAGCCTGGCGCAACTGGCCCTGGCCTGGACCCTGCGCGATCCACGGGTGACCAGCGCACTGATCGGCGCCAGCCGGCCGGAGCAGATCATCGAGAACGTCGGGGCATTGCAGAACCTGAGCTTCACCGCCGAGGAATTGGCGGAGATCGATCGGTTCGCGTTGGAAGGTGGGATCAACCTGTGGGAAAAGCCATCCACTGCTGAATAA
- the tcyJ gene encoding cystine ABC transporter substrate-binding protein: MTISVFRRTLLVGTLGLALGAGWLGQAVAGEQLSTIKKAGEIKIGLEGTYPPFSFVDESGKLSGFEVELSEALAKELGVKVKLQATPWDGILAALESKRLDAVVNQVTISEERKKKYDFSTPYTVSGIQALVLKKNLNTIKTADDLAGKKVGVGLGTNYEQWLKDNQPNAIIKTYNDDPTKFQDLRIGRIDAILIDRLAALEYAKKAPDTAAAGDAFSRQEAGIALRKGEPELLDAVNKALDKLRADGTLKKLSEKYFNADVTQ, from the coding sequence ATGACTATTTCTGTATTCCGTCGCACCTTGCTGGTGGGCACTTTGGGTCTGGCTCTGGGAGCCGGTTGGTTGGGCCAGGCGGTTGCTGGCGAGCAATTGAGTACGATCAAAAAGGCCGGCGAGATCAAGATCGGCCTGGAAGGCACCTACCCTCCGTTCAGCTTTGTCGACGAAAGCGGCAAGCTCAGCGGCTTCGAGGTCGAGCTGTCCGAAGCGCTGGCCAAGGAGCTGGGCGTCAAGGTCAAGCTGCAAGCCACGCCATGGGACGGCATCCTCGCAGCCCTGGAGTCCAAGCGACTGGACGCCGTGGTCAACCAGGTCACCATCTCGGAAGAACGCAAGAAGAAATATGACTTCTCCACGCCGTATACCGTTTCCGGAATCCAGGCACTGGTGCTGAAAAAGAACCTCAACACCATCAAGACCGCCGACGACCTGGCCGGCAAAAAAGTCGGTGTAGGCCTGGGCACCAACTACGAACAATGGCTCAAGGACAACCAGCCGAATGCCATCATCAAGACCTATAACGATGACCCCACCAAGTTCCAGGACCTGCGCATCGGGCGCATCGACGCCATTCTGATCGACCGTCTGGCGGCGCTCGAATATGCCAAGAAAGCCCCGGACACCGCCGCCGCCGGCGATGCGTTCTCGCGCCAGGAAGCCGGTATTGCCCTGCGCAAAGGCGAGCCTGAACTGCTCGACGCGGTGAACAAGGCCCTCGACAAGCTGCGCGCCGACGGCACCTTGAAGAAGCTGTCCGAGAAGTACTTCAACGCTGACGTCACTCAATAA
- the tauD gene encoding taurine dioxygenase, with product MSSLTVTPLSTALGAQISGVDITQPLNLEQRDAIEQALLTHSVLFFRDQPITPQQQARFAADFGDLHIHPIYPNVPEQPEVLILDTAVTDVRDNAVWHTDVTFLPTPALGAVLSAKLLPAFGGDTLWASGIAAYEALSAPLKRLLNGLTATHDFTKSFPLERFGNTAEDLARWEETRKKNPPLSHPVVRTHPVSGRKSLFVSEGFTTKINELEPAESEAILKLLFAHATRPEFTIRWRWQENDVAFWDNRVTQHYAVDDYRPQRRVMHRATILGDVPF from the coding sequence ATGAGCAGCCTGACCGTTACGCCATTAAGCACCGCCCTGGGCGCCCAAATCAGTGGCGTCGATATCACCCAGCCGCTGAACCTCGAACAGCGCGACGCCATCGAACAGGCGTTACTGACGCATTCGGTGCTGTTCTTTCGCGACCAGCCGATCACCCCGCAACAACAGGCGCGGTTCGCGGCTGATTTCGGTGACCTGCACATCCACCCGATCTACCCCAACGTGCCGGAACAGCCCGAAGTGCTGATCCTCGACACCGCCGTCACCGACGTGCGCGACAACGCGGTGTGGCACACCGACGTGACCTTCCTGCCCACCCCGGCCCTCGGCGCGGTGCTCAGTGCCAAGCTGTTGCCGGCGTTCGGCGGCGATACGTTGTGGGCCAGTGGCATCGCGGCATACGAGGCGTTGTCCGCGCCGCTCAAGCGCCTGCTCAACGGGCTGACCGCCACCCACGATTTCACCAAGTCCTTCCCGCTGGAGCGCTTTGGCAACACCGCCGAAGACCTGGCGCGCTGGGAAGAAACCCGCAAGAAAAACCCGCCGCTGTCGCACCCGGTGGTGCGCACGCATCCGGTGAGCGGGCGCAAGTCGCTGTTTGTCAGTGAGGGCTTCACCACCAAGATCAACGAACTGGAACCGGCGGAAAGCGAGGCGATCTTGAAGCTGCTGTTCGCCCACGCGACACGCCCTGAGTTCACGATTCGCTGGCGCTGGCAAGAGAATGACGTGGCGTTCTGGGATAACCGCGTGACCCAGCACTACGCGGTGGATGACTACCGGCCGCAGCGGCGGGTGATGCATCGAGCGACGATTCTGGGCGACGTGCCGTTCTAA
- a CDS encoding OprD family outer membrane porin, whose amino-acid sequence MKTFLSPVVGAAMASFMLSAHADFIDDSHADVTLLNRYLNQQGRDVVGSSAKAHSIRDWGQGFEFNFKSGYTEGTVGFGLDLQAFYGLKLDSGGDLNDKNHQGRYPGSMFPLDNGKSADQFGVLSPTLKMRFAKDELRLGTLYGNNPLLANTDGRLYQQTNTGVQLVSKDLSDFTFTGGDIFKTKIRNETGDQGMITAGGTKESDRFLFGGADYTGIQNTTVSLWYSNLEDYYQQFFLGAKHHDALPVGAIDTDVRVFRSLGVGGNADGDKNYAAAGSYGDGVNKGRINQSTISLLESYSLNGHTVGLGIQKNSGESDFPYLDSGLNSGDARQGPGSGADTPALTNMQLNKFQHAGERTWLAQYKYDFGKIGLTGLTFSAAYAHGDDIRTAQGTTSEWERNVAVAYQVPTGTLKGLGVSWKNAHASPEITGATVQDENRFYVSYVVPLW is encoded by the coding sequence ATGAAGACGTTTTTAAGCCCCGTGGTGGGAGCCGCCATGGCGAGCTTTATGCTGTCCGCCCATGCCGATTTTATCGATGACAGCCACGCCGACGTGACCCTGCTCAATCGCTATCTCAACCAGCAGGGGCGTGACGTAGTGGGCAGCAGCGCCAAGGCCCACAGCATTCGGGATTGGGGCCAGGGCTTCGAGTTCAACTTCAAGTCCGGCTACACCGAGGGAACGGTTGGCTTCGGCTTGGATCTGCAGGCGTTCTACGGCTTGAAGCTGGATTCGGGCGGCGACCTCAACGACAAGAATCACCAGGGCCGCTACCCCGGCAGCATGTTCCCGCTGGATAACGGCAAATCCGCCGACCAGTTCGGCGTACTCAGCCCAACGCTCAAGATGCGCTTTGCCAAGGACGAGTTGCGCCTCGGTACGCTCTACGGCAACAACCCGCTGCTGGCCAACACGGACGGTCGCCTGTACCAGCAGACCAACACCGGGGTGCAACTGGTGTCCAAGGACCTCAGTGATTTCACCTTCACCGGCGGCGATATCTTCAAGACCAAGATCCGCAACGAAACCGGCGACCAGGGCATGATCACCGCCGGCGGCACCAAAGAGAGCGATCGCTTCCTCTTCGGCGGCGCGGACTACACCGGCATCCAGAACACCACGGTCAGCCTGTGGTACTCCAACCTCGAGGATTACTACCAGCAGTTCTTCCTCGGCGCCAAGCACCACGACGCATTGCCGGTCGGTGCAATCGACACCGATGTGCGCGTATTCCGCAGCCTGGGCGTGGGCGGCAACGCCGATGGCGACAAGAACTATGCGGCAGCCGGCTCCTACGGCGACGGCGTGAACAAAGGGCGCATCAACCAGTCCACCATCAGCCTGCTGGAAAGCTACAGCCTGAACGGTCACACCGTCGGCCTCGGGATTCAGAAAAACAGCGGCGAGAGCGACTTTCCGTACCTCGACTCCGGCCTGAACAGCGGTGATGCCCGCCAAGGTCCGGGTTCGGGCGCCGACACCCCGGCGCTGACCAACATGCAACTGAACAAATTCCAGCACGCGGGCGAACGCACCTGGCTGGCGCAGTACAAATATGACTTCGGCAAAATCGGTCTCACCGGCCTGACCTTCTCCGCCGCCTACGCCCATGGCGATGACATCCGCACCGCTCAGGGCACCACCAGCGAGTGGGAACGCAACGTGGCCGTGGCCTATCAAGTTCCCACCGGTACCCTCAAGGGCCTCGGCGTGAGCTGGAAAAACGCCCATGCCAGCCCGGAAATTACCGGCGCTACCGTGCAGGATGAAAACCGCTTTTATGTCAGCTATGTCGTTCCACTCTGGTAG
- the epsC gene encoding serine O-acetyltransferase EpsC, which produces MSERSSHWQLQTIVSQLRGARDQWRTRNGRLSGEHGGRELPSREAVAQILEALCGALFPMRLGPADLREESEDFYVGHTLDVALNALLAQARLELRYAARQGGQDDSQIDAHAIRLIQDFALALPALRILLDTDVLAAYHGDPAARSVDEVLLCYPGILAVIHHRLAHHLYRAGLPLLARIIAEIAHSATGIDIHPGAQIGPSFFIDHGTGVVIGETAIIGERVRIYQAVTLGAKRFPADEDGQLQKGHPRHPIVEDDVVIYAGATILGRITIGQGSTIGGNVWLTRSVPAGANITQANLQHDDGAQK; this is translated from the coding sequence GTGAGTGAGCGTTCCAGTCATTGGCAACTACAAACCATCGTCAGCCAACTGCGCGGCGCCCGTGACCAGTGGCGAACCCGCAACGGTCGCTTGAGCGGCGAGCATGGCGGCCGCGAGTTGCCGTCGCGCGAAGCGGTGGCGCAGATCCTCGAGGCACTGTGCGGCGCGCTGTTTCCCATGCGCCTGGGGCCGGCGGATTTGCGTGAAGAGAGTGAAGATTTCTACGTCGGCCACACCCTCGACGTCGCCTTGAATGCCTTGCTCGCCCAGGCGCGCCTGGAGTTGCGCTATGCCGCGCGCCAGGGCGGCCAGGATGACAGCCAGATCGATGCGCATGCGATCCGGCTGATCCAGGACTTTGCCCTGGCCTTGCCGGCGCTGCGTATCCTGCTGGACACCGACGTGCTCGCCGCCTACCACGGCGACCCGGCCGCCCGCAGCGTGGACGAGGTGCTGCTGTGCTATCCGGGGATCCTGGCGGTGATTCACCATCGCCTGGCCCACCACCTGTATCGCGCCGGCCTACCGCTGTTGGCGCGGATCATTGCGGAAATCGCCCATTCGGCCACCGGTATCGATATCCACCCCGGCGCGCAGATCGGCCCGAGCTTCTTCATCGACCATGGGACCGGTGTGGTGATCGGCGAAACCGCGATCATCGGCGAGCGGGTGCGCATCTACCAGGCCGTGACCCTGGGCGCCAAGCGCTTCCCGGCGGACGAAGACGGGCAGTTGCAGAAAGGCCATCCGCGCCATCCGATCGTCGAGGACGACGTGGTGATTTATGCCGGGGCGACGATCCTCGGGCGCATCACCATCGGCCAAGGCTCGACCATCGGCGGCAACGTGTGGCTGACCCGCAGCGTGCCAGCGGGGGCGAATATCACCCAGGCAAACCTGCAACACGACGACGGCGCGCAAAAGTAA
- the betT gene encoding choline transporter BetT codes for MNAPVFYFAATFILLFGITVIAIPQQAGAWLLAAQNWAANTVGWYYMLAMTLYLVFVVVTALSGYGKIKLGADHDEPEFSYLSWAGMLFAAGISITLFFFCVSEPLTHLVQPPQGEALNADAARQAMQILFLHWGLHGWGVFAFVGMALAYFAYRHNLPLALRSALYPLIGKRINGPIGYAVDGFGIIATVFGLGADMGFGVLHLNAGLDYLFGIAHTQWIQVGLITLMMGAAILVAVAGVDKGVRVMSDINMLLACALLLFVLFAGPTQHLLNTLIQNIGDYLGALPTKSFDVYAYDKPSDWLGGWTVFYWAWWIAWSPFVGLFIARISRGRTIREFVFGVLLIPLGFTLAWMSIFGNSAIDQVLNHGMAALGQSAIDDPSMSLYLLLETYPWSKTVIAVTVFISFVFFVTSADSGTVVLSTLSSKGGNPDEDGPKWLRVFWGAMTALVTSALLFAGSIDSLKSAVVLTSLPFSLILLLMMWGLHKAFYLESQKQIAQLHSLAPVSGSRKGTGGWRQRLSQAVHFPSRDEVYRFLETTVRPAIEEVTAVFVEKGLNVVTQPDPSNDSVSLEIGHGEEHPFVYQVQMRGYFTPSFARGGMGSKQLNNRRYYRAEVHLREGSQDYDLVGYTKEQIINDILDQYERHLQFLHLVR; via the coding sequence ATGAATGCGCCGGTCTTCTACTTCGCCGCCACCTTCATCCTGCTGTTCGGCATCACTGTCATCGCTATCCCGCAACAGGCCGGTGCCTGGCTGCTGGCCGCGCAAAACTGGGCGGCCAATACGGTCGGCTGGTACTACATGCTGGCGATGACCCTGTATCTGGTCTTCGTGGTGGTCACCGCGCTATCGGGCTACGGCAAGATAAAACTCGGTGCCGACCACGACGAGCCCGAATTCAGCTACCTGTCCTGGGCCGGCATGCTGTTCGCCGCCGGGATCAGCATCACGCTGTTTTTCTTCTGCGTCTCCGAGCCGCTGACCCACCTGGTGCAACCGCCCCAGGGCGAGGCATTGAACGCCGATGCCGCGCGCCAGGCCATGCAGATCCTGTTTCTGCACTGGGGGCTGCACGGTTGGGGCGTGTTCGCGTTTGTCGGCATGGCCCTGGCGTATTTCGCCTACCGGCATAACCTGCCGCTGGCGCTGCGTTCGGCGCTGTACCCGCTGATCGGCAAGCGCATCAACGGCCCTATCGGATACGCGGTGGATGGCTTCGGCATCATCGCCACGGTGTTCGGCCTCGGTGCCGACATGGGCTTCGGCGTGCTGCACCTCAACGCCGGTCTGGATTACCTGTTCGGCATTGCCCACACCCAGTGGATTCAGGTCGGCCTGATCACCCTGATGATGGGCGCGGCGATCCTGGTGGCCGTAGCCGGGGTGGACAAGGGGGTGCGGGTGATGTCCGACATCAACATGCTGCTGGCCTGTGCGCTGCTGCTGTTCGTGTTGTTCGCCGGGCCCACCCAGCACTTGCTCAACACCCTGATCCAGAACATCGGCGACTACCTCGGCGCGTTGCCGACCAAGAGTTTCGACGTCTATGCCTACGACAAACCCAGCGACTGGCTGGGCGGTTGGACGGTGTTCTATTGGGCCTGGTGGATCGCATGGTCACCGTTCGTGGGCCTGTTCATCGCGCGGATTTCCCGTGGCCGCACCATCCGCGAATTCGTGTTCGGCGTGCTGCTGATCCCGCTGGGTTTCACCCTGGCGTGGATGTCGATCTTCGGTAACAGCGCCATTGACCAGGTGCTCAACCACGGGATGGCGGCCCTCGGTCAGTCGGCCATCGATGATCCGTCGATGAGCCTGTACCTGTTGCTGGAAACCTACCCGTGGAGCAAGACGGTGATCGCCGTCACCGTGTTTATCAGCTTCGTGTTCTTCGTCACCTCGGCCGACTCCGGCACCGTGGTGCTGTCGACCCTGTCGTCCAAGGGCGGCAACCCCGATGAAGACGGGCCGAAGTGGCTGCGGGTGTTCTGGGGCGCGATGACGGCGCTGGTCACCAGTGCGCTGCTGTTTGCCGGCAGTATCGACTCGCTCAAGTCGGCGGTGGTGCTGACCTCGCTGCCGTTCTCGTTGATCCTGCTGCTGATGATGTGGGGGCTGCACAAGGCCTTCTACCTCGAGTCGCAAAAACAGATCGCGCAGTTGCATTCGCTGGCGCCGGTATCGGGCTCACGCAAGGGCACGGGAGGCTGGCGCCAGCGTTTGAGCCAGGCCGTACATTTCCCGTCACGGGACGAGGTGTACCGTTTCCTTGAGACCACCGTGCGCCCGGCGATCGAAGAAGTGACGGCCGTGTTTGTCGAAAAAGGCCTCAACGTCGTGACCCAGCCCGACCCGTCCAACGACAGTGTCAGCCTGGAAATCGGTCATGGCGAAGAGCACCCGTTCGTTTACCAGGTGCAGATGCGCGGTTATTTCACGCCCTCGTTCGCACGCGGCGGCATGGGGTCAAAACAGCTCAACAATCGCCGCTACTACCGTGCCGAGGTGCACTTGAGGGAGGGCAGTCAGGACTACGATCTGGTGGGCTACACCAAGGAGCAGATCATCAACGACATCCTTGACCAATATGAGCGCCACCTGCAGTTCCTGCACCTGGTGCGCTGA
- a CDS encoding D-cysteine desulfhydrase, with protein sequence MIKQQLDRFNRLELLGGATALEKLERLSTWLGRDIYVKRDDTTPLAMGGNKLRKLEYLAADAIAQGADTLITAGAIQSNHVRQTAALAAKLGLGCVALLENPTGTEDPNYLGNGNRLLLELFDAKVELVENLDNADDQLNALADRLRSNGRKPYLVPIGGSNALGALGYVRAGLELAAQIEDSGIEFAAVVLASGSAGTHSGLALALSEVLPDLPVIGVTVSRTEDAQFPKVQGLAERTAELLGVQVPKAFKVILWDEYFGPRYGEPNAGTLAAVKLLASQEGLLLDPVYTGKAMAGLLDGIGRQRFEDGPIIFLHTGGAPALFAYDRVLTD encoded by the coding sequence ATGATCAAACAACAGCTCGACCGTTTTAACCGCCTGGAACTGCTGGGCGGCGCCACTGCCCTGGAAAAACTCGAGCGGTTGTCGACCTGGTTGGGCAGGGACATCTACGTCAAGCGCGACGACACCACGCCGCTGGCCATGGGCGGCAACAAGCTGCGCAAACTCGAATACCTGGCCGCCGATGCCATCGCCCAGGGCGCCGATACGCTGATAACCGCCGGCGCCATCCAATCCAACCATGTGCGCCAGACCGCCGCGCTGGCCGCCAAGCTCGGCCTGGGTTGCGTGGCCCTGCTGGAAAATCCCACCGGCACCGAAGACCCCAACTACCTGGGCAACGGCAACCGCCTGTTGCTGGAGTTGTTCGATGCCAAGGTGGAGTTGGTGGAAAACCTCGACAACGCCGACGACCAGCTCAATGCCCTCGCCGATCGCCTGCGCAGCAACGGCAGGAAACCATACCTGGTGCCCATCGGCGGCTCCAACGCCCTCGGCGCCCTCGGTTATGTGCGCGCCGGCCTGGAACTGGCCGCGCAGATCGAAGACAGCGGCATCGAATTCGCCGCCGTGGTACTGGCGTCCGGCAGTGCGGGCACCCACAGCGGCCTGGCCTTGGCCTTGAGCGAAGTGCTGCCGGATCTGCCGGTGATCGGCGTCACCGTGTCACGCACCGAAGACGCACAGTTCCCGAAAGTACAGGGCCTGGCCGAACGCACCGCCGAGTTGCTGGGGGTGCAGGTGCCCAAGGCCTTCAAGGTGATCCTGTGGGATGAATATTTTGGCCCGCGCTACGGCGAACCGAACGCCGGCACCCTGGCGGCGGTCAAGTTACTGGCCAGCCAGGAAGGCCTGCTGCTGGACCCGGTCTACACTGGCAAGGCCATGGCCGGCTTGCTGGACGGCATCGGCCGCCAGCGCTTTGAAGACGGGCCAATTATTTTCCTGCATACCGGTGGGGCACCGGCGTTGTTTGCCTATGACCGCGTTCTAACGGATTGA
- the tcyL gene encoding cystine ABC transporter permease, with the protein MEAGFQLALDSAPFLLKGAYYTVILSLGGMFFGLLLGFGLALMRLSRFKLVNWLARVYVSFFRGTPLLVQLFLIYYGLPQVGIELDPIPAAMIGFSLNMAAYACEILRAAIGSIERGQWEAAASIGMTRAQTLRRAILPQAMRTALPPLGNSFISLVKDTALAATIQVPELFRQAQLVSARTFEIFTMYLSAALIYWILASILAHFQNRLEARVNRHDLES; encoded by the coding sequence ATGGAAGCAGGTTTCCAACTCGCGCTGGACTCCGCGCCCTTTCTGCTCAAGGGCGCGTATTACACGGTAATCCTCAGCCTTGGCGGGATGTTCTTCGGTTTGCTGCTGGGCTTCGGCCTGGCCTTGATGCGCTTGTCGCGCTTCAAGCTGGTGAACTGGCTCGCCCGCGTCTACGTGTCGTTCTTTCGCGGTACGCCCCTGCTGGTGCAGTTGTTCCTGATCTACTACGGCTTGCCGCAAGTGGGCATCGAGCTGGACCCGATCCCGGCCGCCATGATCGGCTTTTCGCTGAACATGGCCGCCTACGCCTGTGAAATCCTGCGCGCTGCCATCGGCTCCATCGAGCGTGGCCAGTGGGAAGCCGCCGCCAGTATCGGCATGACCCGTGCGCAGACCCTGCGCCGGGCCATCCTGCCGCAAGCCATGCGCACGGCCTTGCCGCCGCTGGGCAACAGCTTTATTTCGCTGGTCAAGGACACGGCGCTGGCCGCCACCATCCAGGTGCCCGAGCTGTTCCGCCAGGCACAACTGGTGTCGGCACGCACCTTTGAAATCTTCACCATGTATCTCTCCGCAGCCCTGATCTACTGGATCCTGGCCAGTATCCTGGCGCATTTTCAAAATCGTCTGGAAGCCCGGGTCAACCGGCATGACCTGGAGTCCTGA